TGACTTTACATGTTTCATTGCCGATATTGAACATTTAAATGTCCAACGTGCCAAAAGTAATAATATATATCATGTAAAATACAAAACAGAAACTAACAATACACAAAATAAGTAGCTTAAATTTGTGTTTTGAATTTTGGGAGGTAGTTTTGTGTTAGCTGAGTTAAAAAATGTACTGTATCAAAAGATTAGTAAATCAATCCGGAAAATGTCACGTGCACACATACGTACATCCACTCTTCATATATAGTACTCTCACTTGGGCGATTCGATTCTGCACGTGTGCTTTGCAGCTTGCTTACCGTGAAGAAGGCCCTCATGAAATCCTGGTTAACCAAGCCGTCGTCTACGTCCTTGCCTCCTTGCTCCTCCGACATGTCCAGCATCACGTCCAGCAGGTCGTCCGTGCGCGCATCGCCGTCGCCGACTTGCCGGGCGTTCCTCCGCTTCTCGATCTGTTGGTCGATGAGCTGGTAAACCCTTGCCACGTGTGTGGCGAAGCCGCGCCGCACGCGCTGGAGGTCGGCGGCCGCGAGCGCCGGGAAGAAGTCCGAGACGTTGGGCCTGAGGGAGTGCGCCACGGCCTCCCGCGCGAAACCGTGCAGCTCGCCGGACGTGGCCTCGTCGAGGCCGGCGGAGAACATGGCGCGCCACTGGAGGTCCATCATGGACGCGAAGGCCGCGTGGCCGACCTCCACGGGCGCGCCGGACGCGGCCAGCTCCGACACGCGACCGAGCATGCCGAGGACGGCGTCCCGCAGCAGCGGCCGCAGCGCGTCCCCGTCCAGCCGCCGGGGCGACAGCAGGTGCTCGGCGCCGATCCTGCGCAGAGCGCGCCACCTGCGGCGCGGCGGCAGGACGAACACGGAGTTGGCGGCGTGGCCCATGCCGTTCCACGCGTCCGGCGGGTTGCGGCCGGTCAGCACGGTGTTGTGCGTCTGGAGGACTTCCCGGGccgtggcggcggaggaggcgacgaTGACGACCACCGTGCCCAGCCGGAGGGTCATCAGCGGGCCGTACCGTTCGGCGAGCTGCGCGAGGGAGCGGTGCGGGAGCTTGCCTACGACGTCGAGGAGATTGCCGATGACCGGAAGCGGCGTCGGCCCAGGTGGAAGGCGGCGCCGGACGTCGGTAAGCAGCTGCAACGCGTAGGAAGAGAGGAGCATGAACAAAAGCGAGGACATCAACACTAGGAAGAAGGCCATCTCGGACTAATAGTTTATGTTGTTTCCGGTAAGCAGCCTCTCTACGTGTATTTATAGAGAGCCATACTGAGTAAAGGCTAAATGGCTAATGTGTTAATGAAAAGGTGCGATGGCACCCGGGAGTCCCGACACCCCGCTATCCTATGCGTTCAACATTTTCAAGATTCGTGATGTGGTGTGGACAGCAGCAGGCCACTTGCGTTGTCATGTTAGTTAATCAGGCAATTTACAGAGTCGAACAGGGCACGGTACTAGGCTGCAGCATGCAGAGTAGGTATGGCAACTGTTCCCGACCAGCTTGTCAGGCCCGGCTACTGTAGCGCGAGATGTTCCAGCGGCCCGTCATGTCATTCTTATCTATCTTTTCTTCTGTTCTTTTTTTGAGTGAACAGAGAGGAGAAAGGTGAGGAGAGAGAGCCTTTTTTATGAGCCAGAGAGAGGACTAATGAAAGGAGACAGAGGCTGTGACCTGTGCGAGAGAGAAGAGACAAGAGAGAATAACTGTTTTCCATGAAGGTAGAGAGGATGTGAACGGAGAGAGAAAAAGGTGGCGGCACACTTTTTATTAGCCCATGAGAGAGACAGAAATGTCAGAAGAGAGAGGTTGTGAGAGAGAAAAATAATTGTTTTCCAGGAGAGAGTGATTTCACTGTAACTGTTCAAGTAGGCCTGTTAAAACAAGAACCATCAGAGTGCCTTGTATAGATCTTCAAAACTTTGTTTTGTATGGACGGTGCTGATAGAAGGGAGTCTAGGCACCCGGGTTCTAAAAATCTAGTCTCATGTGTTAATCATGTGGTGCTACCATACGTGATCTCCTGATGTCACATGGTGAGAGCTTAGATGACATGGCTCATTGTTGGCTGTGATCACCGTTGCTGTCGCCTTTTCCGGTGGTCGTAGTAGTTGCCATCCACCCTATGTAATCTTTACAATTTTTTAGACTCCACTAATGACGTCAGATTTTGaccatgaaaaataaacatttttcatgacaAATTATGTACGTCAAGAATGATAAGTTTAGTGACCAGCATGATAAATCTATCTCAGTTTATTTTGTGACAAGAAAATTGTTGTGCTTGCAAACTAAATTTGGTATCATCACACCGATATAAGTTTTTCTAGAACACAATACAGACATATACACTCATATATaaacgcatacactcatcccttaCTTTTTTGTAAAAGAAAGATATGGCTCAGTGCATGTGATCAGTATCATCCGTTGCTGTCGCTTCTTGAGTGTAACCTACAACAAGCCAGGTGTGTTCAAAGGAAACCGTGAATGGCAATTTTTTGTTTTATCTGACGATATGGACAATCGGCAATTTGCCTAAGCGAAGGTAAGAATCACACTCCACACTTTAGTCCAAAGAATCACATTCCATACATCTAACAACTAAAAGAGGAGCGAATAAAGGCAAGCATACATGGAGTGCCTCTCAGCATAACAGTAGTACTGCACAAGAATAAAGGTTTTTATCTCAGCAGCGGGAACCTTATCATTGCAGCAAGTGTGGCCTGCCAAATAAAAGTATCGTTAAGAAATGACCCGGGCCGTTCACCCGTTCTCTCTCCGTTGACGACAGACATTGACCCAGCTGGTCGTCCACCGTACGTCTCCTCCATCGGATAGGCTCTCACATTCTATGTAAGAGCAACTCAAGCGAGGCGACCCATTTCGTCGGCGCGGACACGGGACGGACGCGCGCGCTCGCCTTCTCCTTCCCCTGGCCCACTGGTCGGT
This DNA window, taken from Triticum aestivum cultivar Chinese Spring chromosome 1D, IWGSC CS RefSeq v2.1, whole genome shotgun sequence, encodes the following:
- the LOC123164106 gene encoding geraniol 8-hydroxylase isoform X1 encodes the protein MAFFLVLMSSLLFMLLSSYALQLLTDVRRRLPPGPTPLPVIGNLLDVVGKLPHRSLAQLAERYGPLMTLRLGTVVVIVASSAATAREVLQTHNTVLTGRNPPDAWNGMGHAANSVFVLPPRRRWRALRRIGAEHLLSPRRLDGDALRPLLRDAVLGMLGRVSELAASGAPVEVGHAAFASMMDLQWRAMFSAGLDEATSGELHGFAREAVAHSLRPNVSDFFPALAAADLQRVRRGFATHVARVYQLIDQQIEKRRNARQVGDGDARTDDLLDVMLDMSEEQGGKDVDDGLVNQDFMRAFFTDIFLAANDTVSGTIEWAMAELLQDPQSMTKLQQELKSVVGSKTHVEYSDIDQLPYLQAVVKETLRLHAVVPLVPNKAEATVKIQGHTVPKGSTVLVNVWAVHHDAEAWPEPNKFIPERFLQHEQEVSFQGAADFRFVPFSAGRRTCLGLPMATRMIHAMLGSLLHCFEWTLPREVEESGVDMSERVGITMAMATPLQAIACRRI
- the LOC123164106 gene encoding cytochrome P450 76C3 isoform X2, translating into MTLRLGTVVVIVASSAATAREVLQTHNTVLTGRNPPDAWNGMGHAANSVFVLPPRRRWRALRRIGAEHLLSPRRLDGDALRPLLRDAVLGMLGRVSELAASGAPVEVGHAAFASMMDLQWRAMFSAGLDEATSGELHGFAREAVAHSLRPNVSDFFPALAAADLQRVRRGFATHVARVYQLIDQQIEKRRNARQVGDGDARTDDLLDVMLDMSEEQGGKDVDDGLVNQDFMRAFFTDIFLAANDTVSGTIEWAMAELLQDPQSMTKLQQELKSVVGSKTHVEYSDIDQLPYLQAVVKETLRLHAVVPLVPNKAEATVKIQGHTVPKGSTVLVNVWAVHHDAEAWPEPNKFIPERFLQHEQEVSFQGAADFRFVPFSAGRRTCLGLPMATRMIHAMLGSLLHCFEWTLPREVEESGVDMSERVGITMAMATPLQAIACRRI